Proteins encoded by one window of Pseudonocardia sp. HH130629-09:
- a CDS encoding IS3 family transposase, producing MSVARFIADQRTFHRVPHTLACALLGVSISWLYKWLDRAARSDGGATATEKRRCALDAAVAVAFDDAQRLHGSPRLHADLCEAGWRVSEKTVADSMRRQGLVARRIKRHNGLTRQDRTAPKFPDLLRRGFTAAEPNRRWVGDMTEIPTAAGKLYLATVIDLYSRRLLGAATGLHPNPELACAAIRMAVAARGGADRIAGVIFHTDRGSTYTAGAFTALCRRLDIRQSMGRVGSCFDNAAAEAFFSSLEWEVLSRNDFDTISRARAAVIDWCYGFYNHRRRHSAAAGLSPINYENAALTRDAA from the coding sequence GTGAGCGTGGCCCGTTTCATCGCCGACCAGAGGACCTTCCACCGGGTGCCGCACACGCTGGCCTGCGCCCTGTTGGGGGTGTCGATCTCCTGGCTGTACAAGTGGCTCGACCGCGCCGCGCGTTCCGACGGTGGTGCCACCGCGACCGAGAAGCGCCGCTGCGCGTTGGACGCCGCCGTGGCCGTGGCGTTCGACGACGCCCAGCGGCTACACGGCTCACCCCGTCTGCACGCCGACCTGTGTGAGGCCGGATGGCGGGTGTCGGAGAAGACCGTGGCGGACTCGATGCGCCGCCAGGGCCTGGTCGCCCGCCGGATCAAGCGGCACAACGGACTGACCCGCCAGGACCGCACGGCGCCGAAGTTCCCGGACCTGCTTCGTCGGGGTTTCACTGCGGCCGAGCCGAACCGCAGATGGGTCGGGGACATGACCGAGATCCCCACCGCGGCCGGGAAGTTGTATCTGGCCACGGTGATCGACCTGTACTCGCGGCGGCTGCTCGGCGCGGCCACGGGGCTGCACCCGAACCCCGAGCTGGCGTGTGCGGCGATCCGGATGGCGGTGGCGGCCCGCGGCGGGGCGGACCGAATCGCCGGGGTGATCTTCCACACCGACCGCGGGTCGACCTACACCGCGGGCGCGTTCACCGCTCTGTGTCGGCGGCTCGACATCCGTCAGTCGATGGGCCGGGTCGGGTCGTGTTTCGACAATGCCGCGGCGGAGGCGTTCTTCTCCAGCCTGGAGTGGGAAGTGCTGTCCCGCAACGACTTCGACACCATCAGTAGGGCGCGGGCGGCGGTCATCGACTGGTGTTACGGCTTCTACAACCACCGGCGGCGACACAGTGCCGCCGCCGGGCTCTCACCGATCAACTACGAGAACGCCGCCCTCACCCGAGACGCGGCATAA
- a CDS encoding transposase: protein MPEVRKRYDREFRDGAVRVVEETGKPIAQVARDLGVNEGTLGNWVARAREAREDTEGLSRGGVEELKRLRAENAELRMERDVLKRSVVLWVKEATK, encoded by the coding sequence ATGCCAGAGGTACGGAAGCGCTACGACCGGGAGTTCCGTGACGGAGCGGTCCGGGTCGTGGAGGAGACGGGCAAGCCGATCGCCCAGGTCGCCCGTGACCTGGGGGTCAACGAGGGCACGCTGGGCAACTGGGTGGCCCGTGCACGAGAGGCCCGCGAGGACACCGAGGGCCTGTCTCGCGGCGGCGTCGAGGAGCTCAAGCGGCTGCGCGCGGAGAACGCCGAGCTGCGGATGGAGCGTGATGTCCTCAAGCGATCCGTGGTCCTGTGGGTCAAGGAGGCGACGAAGTGA
- a CDS encoding helix-turn-helix domain-containing protein — protein MDTTKTSTAEVPAADATVSRPAFYTAAETAAMLRLDESTLYRHLRRGTFPGLKIGGRYVVPGAVLERLVADILTTGRCIDLGSWTEQWRHDQVAALARAAAADVTIVGGAS, from the coding sequence GTGGATACGACGAAGACCTCGACGGCGGAGGTTCCGGCCGCCGACGCGACGGTGAGCAGGCCCGCCTTCTACACCGCGGCGGAGACCGCGGCGATGCTCCGGCTCGACGAGTCGACGCTGTACCGGCACCTGCGGCGGGGGACCTTTCCCGGACTCAAGATCGGTGGGCGCTACGTCGTCCCCGGAGCGGTCCTGGAGCGTCTGGTGGCCGACATCCTCACGACCGGGCGCTGCATCGACCTTGGCTCCTGGACCGAGCAGTGGCGGCACGATCAGGTCGCAGCGCTCGCCCGGGCCGCGGCCGCGGACGTCACGATCGTGGGCGGGGCGTCCTGA
- a CDS encoding helix-turn-helix domain-containing protein — protein sequence MNQDWSAVSDAIKVRLDERGMTMTDLASKSGVSLTTVRELVHVLNTRRRQPRTLVALSVALGWPADHLGTVLRGGRTGDDPRHDDPVDVRGELRDLRRRVEALERAVDMTS from the coding sequence GTGAATCAGGACTGGTCCGCGGTGTCGGATGCGATCAAGGTCCGGCTCGACGAGCGCGGCATGACGATGACCGATCTCGCGTCGAAGTCGGGGGTCTCGCTGACGACCGTCCGCGAGCTGGTGCACGTCCTGAACACCCGTCGGCGTCAGCCCAGGACGCTGGTCGCCCTCTCCGTGGCGCTCGGATGGCCTGCCGACCATCTCGGCACCGTGCTGCGCGGCGGTCGCACCGGCGACGATCCGCGGCACGACGACCCCGTGGACGTTCGCGGGGAACTCCGCGACCTCCGACGCCGGGTCGAGGCCCTCGAGCGCGCCGTCGACATGACGTCCTGA
- a CDS encoding aminoglycoside phosphotransferase family protein: MEDLATGAPSSFTEPLARRVLAEAVDRADLPRGPVELIRIGSNAVFRIAGDLIARVASPSAPLATAEKQIRVARWLAAERFPVTRAVDVEQPVEVDGCAVTFWGSVAPGTTYAPIGDVAAVIRRLHQLPTPDDLDLDLPEIEPFGPAGADLPDFPGLAPDDACFLRERIEWARDAFPRLPFELPHGAIHGDANVGNVLVDTAGHPVLIDLDSFATGPREWDLIQTALFATRLGWHSRSEYADFVRVYGYDVTQWSGFECLADMREIAMTSWLSKKATESQATAREAGRRISDIRNGAPRTDWGAY, from the coding sequence ATGGAAGACCTCGCGACGGGCGCCCCGTCGTCGTTCACCGAACCGCTCGCCCGCCGCGTTCTGGCCGAGGCAGTCGACCGCGCGGACCTGCCGCGTGGCCCTGTCGAGCTGATCAGGATCGGCTCCAACGCCGTGTTCCGGATCGCCGGTGACCTCATCGCGCGGGTCGCGTCGCCCTCGGCACCGCTCGCCACCGCGGAGAAGCAGATCCGGGTCGCCCGCTGGCTGGCGGCGGAACGGTTCCCGGTGACCCGCGCGGTCGACGTCGAGCAGCCGGTCGAGGTCGACGGCTGCGCCGTCACCTTCTGGGGGTCCGTCGCCCCGGGAACGACGTACGCGCCGATCGGTGACGTCGCCGCCGTCATCCGCCGGCTCCACCAGCTCCCGACGCCCGACGACCTCGACCTCGACCTCCCGGAGATCGAACCGTTCGGGCCGGCCGGGGCCGACCTGCCCGATTTCCCGGGGCTCGCGCCGGACGACGCCTGCTTCCTCCGGGAACGGATCGAGTGGGCGCGCGATGCATTTCCACGGTTGCCGTTCGAACTGCCGCACGGAGCCATTCACGGGGACGCGAACGTGGGAAACGTGCTCGTCGACACCGCCGGACATCCGGTGCTGATCGACCTCGACAGTTTCGCCACCGGACCGCGCGAGTGGGATCTGATCCAGACGGCGTTGTTCGCGACGCGTCTCGGCTGGCACAGCCGATCTGAGTACGCGGACTTCGTCCGTGTCTATGGATACGACGTCACTCAGTGGTCCGGTTTCGAGTGTTTGGCCGACATGCGTGAGATCGCGATGACCTCCTGGCTGAGCAAGAAGGCCACGGAGTCCCAAGCGACTGCGCGCGAGGCCGGCCGTCGCATCTCCGACATCCGGAACGGCGCTCCCCGAACGGACTGGGGAGCCTACTGA
- a CDS encoding site-specific integrase, whose product MASRSDAPVKRQRGSIRRRARCYEVRVSAGEDPSTGERIVLCESVDIEGDGDRAEKAAYREAEKIRTRLLADADELKVARTKATVGALLERWMQQHEIDATTRMTYESQIRMYILPNLGDVPLVLFVREASQRLETLYSRLRRCRALCNGRPFVGKHAAEGPHDCVVAGCKRHVCKPYAASSVRSIHAILSGACSAAVRWGWIAFNPMPSVRPPSKARPQPRPPTSAQMARIVEAAWDAAAEWGLYVWLSAVLGARRGEVVALQWEDIDLTAGVVRLDENYVRVPGGMVVKDTKTHQMRRVSIDPPTVELLRQHRADCAERLALLGLTVTDRTWLFSATPDMSRPRDPSSLTRRYARLVAKLDIDTGLKELRHYSATELLTAGVDLRTVAGRLGHGDGTTTLRHYAAWVTAADEGAAGVIGGRMPVVRRPPRSAGDVAEPA is encoded by the coding sequence GTGGCCAGCCGATCCGACGCCCCCGTCAAGCGCCAGCGCGGCAGCATCCGCCGCCGGGCCCGGTGCTACGAGGTCCGTGTGTCGGCCGGTGAGGATCCCTCGACCGGCGAGCGGATCGTGTTGTGCGAGAGCGTCGACATTGAGGGCGACGGCGACCGCGCCGAGAAGGCCGCCTACCGCGAGGCCGAGAAGATCCGGACCCGGCTCCTCGCAGACGCGGACGAGCTGAAGGTCGCCCGCACCAAGGCCACCGTCGGAGCGCTGCTCGAACGCTGGATGCAGCAGCACGAGATCGACGCCACTACCCGGATGACCTACGAGTCCCAGATCCGGATGTACATCCTCCCGAACCTCGGTGACGTCCCGCTGGTGCTGTTCGTCCGGGAGGCCTCGCAGCGCCTGGAGACGCTCTACAGCCGCCTGCGGAGGTGCCGAGCACTGTGCAACGGCCGGCCGTTCGTCGGGAAGCACGCGGCCGAGGGCCCGCACGACTGCGTGGTCGCGGGCTGCAAGCGGCACGTGTGCAAGCCCTACGCGGCGTCGAGTGTGCGGTCGATCCACGCGATCCTCTCCGGGGCGTGCAGCGCCGCGGTGCGCTGGGGCTGGATCGCGTTCAACCCCATGCCGTCGGTCCGGCCACCGTCGAAGGCGAGGCCGCAGCCGCGCCCGCCGACGAGCGCGCAGATGGCCCGCATCGTCGAGGCGGCCTGGGACGCGGCCGCGGAGTGGGGCCTCTACGTCTGGCTGTCCGCGGTGCTCGGAGCCCGCCGGGGCGAGGTCGTCGCACTCCAGTGGGAGGACATCGATCTGACCGCGGGCGTCGTCCGCCTCGACGAGAACTACGTCCGGGTCCCCGGCGGGATGGTCGTCAAGGACACGAAGACCCATCAGATGCGCCGGGTCTCGATCGACCCGCCCACCGTCGAGCTGCTCCGCCAGCACCGCGCGGACTGCGCGGAACGGCTCGCCCTGCTCGGGCTGACCGTGACCGACCGGACATGGCTGTTCTCGGCGACGCCGGACATGAGCCGCCCCCGCGACCCCTCGTCGCTCACCCGGCGGTACGCCCGGCTGGTCGCCAAGCTCGACATCGACACCGGGTTGAAGGAGCTGCGCCACTACTCGGCGACCGAACTCCTGACCGCGGGCGTCGATCTCCGCACCGTCGCCGGACGGCTCGGCCACGGCGACGGCACCACCACCCTGCGGCACTACGCGGCATGGGTCACGGCCGCGGATGAGGGGGCGGCCGGCGTGATCGGCGGCCGGATGCCGGTGGTCCGCAGGCCACCGCGCAGCGCTGGCGATGTCGCCGAGCCTGCGTAG
- a CDS encoding acetoacetate--CoA ligase yields MSPVPSPQTVTDPEVPELLWSPDPTRTGDTEIVRFATWARDERSAPLTDVTDYAQLHSWSVTDLEGFWSAVAEYCGVLFHDRPTATLGSRDMPGAQWFPDATLNYAEHALTPGPGRADDDVAVEFVREDGLERTVTHAELRDQVARARAGLVRAGVGRGDRVVALAPNSVETLVAFLAAASLGAIWSSCSPDFGARAVHDRFAQIEPAVLVAVDGYRYNGKGFDVRDKVADLQARLPTLRATVLVPYLDPDAALDGTTTWAEFTAETGPLEFTPVAFDHPLWVLYSSGTTGLPKGIVHGHGGIVVEHLKAMRLQHGLEPGERFFWFTTTGWMMWNFLVGGLLVGATIVMFDGSPGHPDLGALWALAAKHRVALFGVSAPYVQSCMKAGLRPGEDHDLSAMRALGSTGAPLSVDGFRWIGEAAGSHIQICSVSGGTDVCAAFLTSAPTVPVRLGELSCAALGADVRSWAEDGTDLLDDVGELVITTPTPSMPVMFWNDPDGTRLRESYFEDFPGNWRHGDWVRRTPRGSYVIYGRSDSTLNRGGVRMGTADFYAVVENVEGVADSLVIDTTALGAREEGTLLCFLVLDDGTTLDDVEPTLRTLLRKELSPRHVPDRFVVVDAVPRTLNGKKCEVPVKKILSGTAPEKAVSAGALQNPDALTPFVALAGA; encoded by the coding sequence ATGTCGCCCGTGCCGTCACCGCAGACCGTCACCGACCCGGAGGTCCCCGAGCTCCTGTGGAGCCCGGACCCGACGCGGACCGGCGACACCGAGATCGTCCGCTTCGCCACCTGGGCACGTGACGAGCGGAGCGCCCCGCTGACCGACGTCACCGACTACGCGCAGCTGCACAGCTGGTCGGTGACCGACCTGGAGGGCTTCTGGTCGGCCGTCGCCGAGTACTGCGGCGTGCTGTTCCACGACCGCCCGACGGCGACGCTCGGCTCGCGGGACATGCCCGGCGCGCAGTGGTTCCCCGACGCGACGCTGAACTACGCCGAGCACGCCCTGACCCCCGGCCCGGGCCGCGCCGACGACGACGTCGCCGTCGAGTTCGTCCGCGAGGACGGCCTGGAGCGCACCGTCACCCACGCCGAGCTGCGCGACCAGGTCGCCCGCGCCCGCGCCGGGCTCGTCCGGGCCGGGGTGGGCCGGGGCGACCGGGTCGTCGCGCTCGCCCCGAACAGCGTCGAGACTCTCGTCGCCTTCCTGGCCGCGGCGAGCCTCGGGGCGATCTGGTCGTCGTGCTCGCCGGACTTCGGCGCCCGCGCGGTGCACGACCGCTTCGCCCAGATCGAGCCCGCCGTGCTCGTCGCCGTCGACGGCTACCGCTACAACGGCAAGGGCTTCGACGTCCGGGACAAGGTCGCCGACCTGCAGGCCAGGCTGCCCACGCTGCGCGCGACCGTCCTCGTGCCCTACCTCGACCCCGACGCCGCCCTCGACGGCACGACGACCTGGGCCGAGTTCACCGCCGAGACCGGCCCGCTGGAGTTCACCCCCGTCGCGTTCGACCACCCGCTCTGGGTGCTCTACTCCTCCGGCACCACGGGCCTGCCGAAGGGCATCGTGCACGGCCACGGCGGGATCGTCGTCGAGCACCTCAAGGCGATGCGCCTGCAGCACGGGCTCGAGCCGGGGGAGCGGTTCTTCTGGTTCACGACCACCGGCTGGATGATGTGGAACTTCCTGGTCGGCGGCCTGCTCGTGGGCGCGACGATCGTGATGTTCGACGGCAGCCCCGGCCACCCCGACCTCGGCGCGCTGTGGGCGCTCGCCGCGAAGCACCGGGTGGCGCTGTTCGGCGTCTCCGCCCCGTACGTGCAGTCCTGCATGAAGGCCGGCCTGCGTCCCGGCGAGGACCACGACCTCTCCGCGATGCGCGCGCTCGGCTCCACCGGCGCCCCGCTGTCGGTCGACGGCTTCCGCTGGATCGGCGAGGCCGCCGGGTCGCACATCCAGATCTGCTCGGTCTCCGGCGGCACCGACGTGTGCGCCGCGTTCCTCACCAGCGCCCCGACCGTGCCGGTGCGGCTGGGAGAGCTGTCCTGCGCGGCGCTCGGCGCCGACGTCCGGTCCTGGGCCGAGGACGGCACCGACCTGCTCGACGACGTCGGCGAGCTGGTCATCACCACGCCGACCCCATCGATGCCGGTCATGTTCTGGAACGACCCGGACGGCACCCGGCTGCGCGAGTCCTACTTCGAGGACTTCCCCGGCAACTGGCGTCACGGCGACTGGGTCCGCCGCACCCCGCGCGGCTCCTACGTCATCTACGGCCGCTCGGACTCCACCCTCAACCGCGGCGGGGTCCGGATGGGCACCGCGGACTTCTACGCCGTCGTCGAGAACGTGGAGGGCGTCGCCGACTCGCTGGTGATCGACACCACCGCGCTCGGCGCCCGCGAGGAGGGCACCCTGCTCTGCTTCCTGGTGCTCGACGACGGCACCACCCTCGACGACGTCGAGCCCACCCTGCGCACCCTGCTGCGGAAGGAGCTCTCGCCGCGGCACGTGCCGGACCGGTTCGTCGTCGTCGACGCCGTACCGCGCACGCTGAACGGCAAGAAGTGCGAGGTGCCGGTGAAGAAGATCCTCTCCGGGACCGCACCGGAGAAGGCGGTGTCGGCCGGCGCGCTGCAGAATCCGGACGCGCTGACCCCGTTCGTGGCCCTCGCGGGAGCCTGA
- a CDS encoding aldo/keto reductase, whose protein sequence is MEYRRLGRSGLQVPVLSLGAGTFGGSGELFGAWGSVDVAGARRMVDRCLDAGVTLFDTADVYSAGASEEVLGAAVAHRRDEVLISTKAGLPTGPGPNDAGTSRPRLVRAVEDALRRLRTDHIDLFQLHAYDAGTPPEEVLSTLDELVRAGKVRYTGVSNFPGRRLVRALDLADRHGWARPVAHQVYYSLVGRDYEWDLMPLGHEEGVGALVWSPLGWGRLTGRIRRGAPLPAGSRLHSTAEAGPPVPDDLLHDVVDVLDAIAAETGATVPQIALNWLTTRPTVSSVIIGARDPEQLEQNLGAVGWRLDDDQLARLDAVSRRPAPYPHFPYERQEGFARLAPPIVGAA, encoded by the coding sequence ATGGAGTACCGACGGTTGGGACGCAGTGGGCTGCAGGTCCCGGTGCTGAGCCTCGGCGCGGGCACCTTCGGCGGTAGCGGCGAGCTGTTCGGGGCGTGGGGATCGGTCGACGTCGCCGGCGCGCGCCGGATGGTCGACCGCTGCCTCGACGCCGGGGTGACCCTGTTCGACACCGCGGACGTCTACTCCGCGGGAGCCTCGGAGGAGGTGCTCGGCGCGGCCGTCGCGCACCGCCGTGACGAGGTGCTGATCTCGACCAAGGCGGGGCTGCCCACCGGCCCCGGCCCGAACGACGCCGGCACCTCCCGGCCGCGCCTGGTCCGGGCCGTCGAGGACGCCCTGCGCCGGCTGCGGACCGACCACATCGACCTGTTCCAGCTGCACGCCTACGACGCGGGCACCCCGCCCGAGGAGGTCCTCTCCACCCTCGACGAGCTGGTCCGCGCGGGGAAGGTGCGCTACACCGGCGTCTCCAACTTCCCCGGGCGACGGCTCGTGCGGGCCCTGGACCTCGCCGACCGGCACGGGTGGGCACGGCCCGTCGCCCACCAGGTCTACTACTCGCTGGTCGGGCGCGACTACGAGTGGGATCTGATGCCGCTGGGCCACGAGGAGGGGGTCGGCGCACTGGTCTGGAGCCCGCTGGGCTGGGGGCGGCTGACCGGCCGGATCCGCCGGGGCGCCCCGCTGCCCGCGGGCAGCCGCCTGCACTCCACCGCCGAGGCGGGCCCGCCGGTGCCCGACGACCTGCTCCACGACGTCGTCGACGTGCTCGACGCGATCGCCGCCGAGACCGGCGCGACGGTGCCCCAGATCGCGCTGAACTGGCTCACCACCCGGCCGACGGTCAGCTCGGTGATCATCGGTGCCCGGGACCCGGAACAGCTGGAACAGAACCTCGGCGCCGTCGGGTGGCGCCTCGACGACGACCAGCTGGCCCGTCTGGACGCGGTGTCCCGCCGGCCCGCGCCGTACCCGCACTTCCCCTACGAGCGGCAGGAGGGCTTCGCCCGGCTCGCGCCGCCGATCGTCGGTGCGGCCTGA
- a CDS encoding TetR/AcrR family transcriptional regulator encodes MAPEMSRPGGRTARVRSAVLAAAGDALIELGPTGLDLAELARRAGVGKTTVYRRWGSVAAVLEDMVSDMVETSAPRADTGSLDGDLLANAELVRATLADPRQGRLLTALICAAVGDAGTARALRGFYDARTAAWEPCVTDAAARGEVPDGTDPAAVVRAVSAPLYHLLLTRGALPDADDARRAAVVAGVAARAGAFVNAGARRTS; translated from the coding sequence GTGGCACCGGAGATGAGCAGACCGGGGGGCCGGACCGCGCGGGTCCGATCGGCCGTGCTGGCGGCGGCGGGCGACGCCCTGATCGAGCTCGGGCCGACCGGGCTGGACCTGGCCGAGCTCGCGCGGCGGGCGGGGGTCGGCAAGACGACGGTCTACCGGCGCTGGGGCAGCGTCGCGGCGGTGCTCGAGGACATGGTGTCGGACATGGTCGAGACCTCCGCACCGCGCGCGGACACCGGCTCGCTCGACGGCGACCTGCTCGCCAACGCCGAGCTCGTCCGCGCCACGCTGGCCGACCCACGGCAGGGCAGGCTGCTGACCGCGCTGATCTGCGCCGCCGTCGGCGACGCGGGGACGGCGCGGGCGCTGCGCGGCTTCTACGACGCCCGCACCGCCGCCTGGGAGCCGTGCGTCACCGACGCGGCGGCCCGCGGCGAGGTGCCCGACGGTACCGATCCGGCCGCCGTGGTGCGGGCGGTCTCCGCCCCGCTCTACCACCTGCTCCTGACCCGCGGCGCACTCCCGGACGCCGACGACGCGCGGCGGGCCGCCGTCGTCGCCGGGGTGGCCGCGCGGGCCGGGGCGTTCGTCAACGCAGGTGCGCGTCGAACCAGTTGA
- a CDS encoding dienelactone hydrolase family protein encodes MTTTAVRTEGVPLTDGGELRLTVAEPDGAARGGIVVLQEARGVTDSIRLLVTGLAADGWLAVAPHLYRDADAGGDLADGSEAAVAEHVGSLDPRQVMDDCDTAFGWLGDQGFEADRMGVLGFDLGGTVALHVAANRTLGAAITVAGSGIESSPWSSLPALVETAPELTCPWLGIYSEASDTDAVARLRDAAASSGKATDVVFYPSTGYRFDDDPESAAEAWQRVLNWFDAHLR; translated from the coding sequence ATGACGACCACCGCTGTCCGGACCGAGGGCGTGCCGCTGACCGACGGGGGCGAGCTGCGCCTGACCGTGGCCGAACCCGACGGCGCCGCCCGCGGCGGGATCGTGGTGCTGCAGGAGGCGCGCGGGGTCACCGACTCGATCCGGCTGCTGGTCACCGGGCTCGCCGCGGACGGCTGGCTAGCCGTCGCGCCGCACCTCTACCGCGACGCCGACGCCGGCGGCGACCTCGCCGACGGCTCGGAGGCCGCGGTGGCAGAGCACGTCGGCAGCCTGGACCCGCGCCAGGTCATGGACGACTGCGACACCGCCTTCGGCTGGCTCGGCGACCAGGGCTTCGAGGCCGACCGGATGGGTGTGCTCGGCTTCGACCTCGGCGGCACGGTCGCGTTACACGTGGCGGCGAACCGCACCCTCGGCGCGGCGATCACCGTCGCCGGCAGCGGGATCGAGTCCTCGCCGTGGTCCAGCCTGCCCGCATTGGTGGAGACCGCGCCGGAGCTGACCTGCCCCTGGCTGGGCATCTACTCCGAGGCGTCGGACACTGACGCCGTCGCCCGGCTGCGCGACGCCGCCGCGTCCTCGGGGAAGGCGACCGACGTCGTCTTCTACCCGAGCACCGGCTACCGCTTCGACGACGACCCGGAGTCGGCCGCCGAGGCGTGGCAGCGGGTCCTCAACTGGTTCGACGCGCACCTGCGTTGA
- the hisC gene encoding histidinol-phosphate transaminase — protein MTLIRPDLDTLPAYVPGRTVPGAVKLASNEVAAPPAPAVLAAVARAAAGGNRYPDLGVVELTGRIADLYDLAPERVAVGCGSVTLCQQLVQIGCLGPGDEVLFAWRSFEAYPIVTQIGGAEIRTVPLDAAYRHDLDAMAAAVTERTRVVFVCSPNNPTGPAVHRDEFVRFLGAVPPDVLVALDEAYAEFVTDPDAVSGRPLLDEHPNLVVLRTFSKAYRLAGLRVGYALTSTEIATALRKVAPPFGVSSIAQAGAVAALEQREEMLADCAAVVAERDRVAAGLRGSGFTVPESQANFVWLPLGDRTAAFATHCGERKVIVRPFADDGVRVTVSTPEENDMLLDVASSFGS, from the coding sequence ATGACGCTCATCCGCCCCGATCTGGACACCCTGCCCGCCTACGTGCCGGGCCGCACCGTCCCCGGGGCGGTCAAGCTCGCCAGCAACGAGGTGGCCGCGCCGCCCGCTCCGGCGGTGCTGGCGGCCGTGGCCCGTGCCGCCGCAGGTGGCAACCGGTATCCGGACCTCGGCGTCGTCGAGCTGACCGGCCGCATCGCCGACCTGTACGACCTCGCCCCGGAGCGGGTCGCGGTCGGCTGCGGCTCGGTGACGCTGTGCCAGCAGCTCGTGCAGATCGGCTGCCTGGGCCCCGGTGACGAGGTGCTGTTCGCCTGGCGTTCGTTCGAGGCGTACCCGATCGTGACCCAGATCGGCGGGGCGGAGATCCGCACCGTCCCGCTGGACGCCGCCTACCGGCACGACCTCGACGCGATGGCCGCCGCCGTCACCGAGCGGACCCGGGTGGTGTTCGTGTGCAGCCCGAACAACCCGACCGGCCCGGCCGTGCACCGCGACGAGTTCGTCCGCTTCCTGGGCGCCGTGCCGCCGGACGTGCTGGTGGCGCTCGACGAGGCCTACGCCGAGTTCGTGACCGATCCCGATGCCGTCAGCGGCCGGCCGCTGCTCGACGAGCACCCGAACCTGGTCGTGCTGCGCACCTTCTCCAAGGCCTACCGGCTGGCGGGACTGCGGGTCGGCTACGCCCTGACCTCCACCGAGATCGCGACCGCGCTGCGCAAGGTGGCGCCGCCGTTCGGGGTCAGCTCGATCGCCCAGGCGGGTGCCGTCGCCGCGCTGGAGCAACGGGAGGAGATGCTCGCCGACTGCGCCGCCGTCGTCGCGGAGCGGGACCGGGTGGCCGCCGGGCTGCGTGGGTCCGGGTTCACCGTCCCGGAGAGCCAGGCCAACTTCGTGTGGCTGCCGCTCGGGGACCGGACCGCGGCGTTCGCGACGCACTGCGGCGAGCGGAAGGTGATCGTGCGCCCGTTCGCCGACGACGGGGTGCGGGTCACCGTGTCCACGCCGGAGGAGAACGACATGCTCCTCGACGTCGCGTCGTCCTTCGGGTCCTGA
- a CDS encoding response regulator transcription factor: protein MRALCVLLALPPSAGTASLGRGLRQDLAAEGVDLVVVADGIELLDTLRSRGADLLVLDMELPGPEPSVLLGAVQSESPPTPVITVVPRERRAGVIGMLRGDRDDFLIRPFVPDELASRIRLRLRAAAGLPAPTVLGHGGLSVDVDAGQVFVDGRRVALSPTEYALLLALAERAGEPVALEDLGRRAWTEPVSANLVQVYVSYLRRKIGPERIRTIRGLGYQLDG from the coding sequence ATGCGCGCGCTCTGCGTGCTGCTGGCGCTGCCGCCGTCGGCGGGCACGGCCTCGCTCGGCCGCGGGCTGCGTCAGGACCTCGCCGCGGAGGGCGTTGACCTCGTCGTCGTCGCCGACGGCATCGAGCTGCTGGACACCCTGCGCTCCCGCGGCGCGGACCTGCTCGTGCTCGACATGGAGCTGCCCGGCCCCGAACCCTCGGTGCTGCTCGGCGCCGTCCAGTCCGAGTCGCCACCGACCCCGGTGATCACCGTCGTGCCGCGCGAACGGCGGGCCGGGGTGATCGGCATGCTGCGCGGCGACCGCGACGACTTCCTGATCCGGCCGTTCGTCCCGGACGAGCTCGCGTCCCGGATCCGGCTCCGGCTGCGTGCCGCCGCGGGCCTGCCGGCGCCGACGGTGCTCGGCCACGGCGGCCTGTCCGTCGACGTCGACGCCGGACAGGTCTTCGTCGACGGCCGCCGGGTCGCGCTGTCGCCGACCGAGTACGCGCTGCTGCTCGCGCTGGCCGAACGGGCGGGCGAGCCGGTCGCGCTCGAGGACCTGGGCCGGCGGGCCTGGACCGAACCGGTGTCGGCCAACCTGGTGCAGGTCTACGTGTCCTACCTGCGGCGCAAGATCGGTCCCGAACGGATCAGGACCATCCGGGGGCTGGGCTATCAGCTGGACGGCTGA